A part of Brassica rapa cultivar Chiifu-401-42 chromosome A05, CAAS_Brap_v3.01, whole genome shotgun sequence genomic DNA contains:
- the LOC103867624 gene encoding proteinaceous RNase P 1, chloroplastic/mitochondrial, whose product MYNRYRVMLRATCFTPSLSRAYCPLFALFLRIPSVHHPHHPSSSPFRGYHSSLQVKGSRDRRRILVDHNRHLCTIPEAAKQPPASTSENLSRKARKKAIQQSPESMLKQKLDMCSRNGNVLEALRLYDEAKRNGLQLSQYHYNVLLYVCSLTDGEAESPSANPGLSRGFDIFKQMIVDKVVPNEATFTNGARLAVAKDDPEMAFDMVKQMKAFGIQPRLRSYGPALFGFCRKGDAEKAYEVDAHMIESEVVPEEPELTALLKVSMETKNAEKVYETLQRLRDLVRQVSKPTFDAIEEWFESEAAGKAGVEKWDVKRIREGVVSGGGGWHGQGWLGTGKWNVTRTEMDENGVCKCCKEKLVCIDINPVETENFAASLTRLACQKEVKASFNQFQEWLERHGPFDAVIDGANMGLVNQRSFSFFQLNNVVQRFQQISPSKRLPLVILHKSRVVGGPATYPKNRALLEKWKNAGALYATPPGSNDDWYWLYAAVSCKCLLVTNDEMRDHLFQLLGTSFFPRWKEKHQVRISVSREDGLKLHMPPPYSIIIQESEDGRWHVPMSVEDDLQTSRQWLCARRSKTH is encoded by the exons ATGTACAACAGATACAGAGTTATGCTGCGTGCAACTTGTTTTACTCCTTCCCTTTCTAGGGCGTATTGCCCTTTATTCGCACTGTTTCTGAGAATCCCCTCTGTTCATCACCCGCATCATCCTAGCTCTTCTCCATTTCGTGGGTACCATAGTTCATTACAAGTCAAAGGGTCTCGAGATAGACGGCGTATTCTCGTTGATCACAACAGACATCTCTGCACCATACCCGAAGCTGCTAAACAACCGCCAGCTTCGACTTCCGAAAACTTATCAAGAAAAGCGAGGAAGAAAGCTATTCAGCAGTCTCCCGAATCAATGCTCAAACAAAAGCTAGACATGTGCTCTAGGAACGGTAATGTCCTGGAAGCTCTTCGCTTGTACGATGAGGCCAAACGCAACGGCTTGCAGCTCAGCCAGTACCATTACAATGTCTTGCTATATGTCTGCTCGTTGACTGATGGAGAAGCAGAGTCTCCTTCTGCGAATCCAGGACTTAGTAGGGGTTTCGATATATTTAAGCAGATGATTGTCGACAAAGTGGTTCCTAATGAAGCCACCTTCACAAACGGTGCTAGGCTTGCAGTTGCGAAGGATGACCCGGAGATGGCTTTTGATATGGTGAAGCAGATGAAAGCCTTTGGGATTCAACCGAGGCTGAGATCGTACGGACCAGCTCTTTTTGGTTTCTGTAGGAAAGGCGATGCAGAGAAAGCATATGAAGTCGATGCGCATATGATTGAATCGGAGGTAGTCCCTGAGGAGCCTGAGCTTACTGCTCTATTGAAAGTTAGTATGGAAACAAAGAACGCAGAGAAAGTCTATGAGACGTTGCAGCGGTTGAGGGATTTGGTAAGGCAGGTTTCTAAACCGACTTTTGACGCGATTGAGGAGTGGTTTGAGTCTGAGGCTGCTGGGAAAGCTGGAGTTGAGAAATGGGATGTGAAGAGGATAAGGGAAGGGGTTgtgagtggtggtggtgggtgGCATGGACAGGGTTGGCTTGGGACTGGGAAATGGAATGTGACGAGAACTGAGATGGATGAGAACGGTGTGTGTAAATGTTGCAAGGAGAAGCTTGTTTGTATCGATATCAATCCGGTTGAGACTGAAAACTTTGCTGCTTCGTTGACTCGGTTGGCTTgtcagaaagaagtcaaagctaGTTTTAATCAGTTTCAG GAATGGCTGGAGAGACATGGACCGTTTGATGCAGTCATAGACGGAGCCAACATGGGGTTAGTCAACCAGcgaagcttcagcttcttccaG CTTAACAATGTTGTCCAGAGATTTCAACAAATAAGTCCCTCGAAAAGGTTACCACTTGTGATCCTGCACAAGAGTCGTGTAGTGGGAGGTCCAGCTACTTACCCCAAAAACAGAGCATTGCTAGAGAAATGGAAAAACGCCGGTGCTCTCTATGCTACTCCTCCTGGCTCAAACGATGATTG GTATTGGCTATACGCTGCTGTAAGTTGCAAGTGTTTATTAGTGACAAACGATGAGATGAGAGACCATCTCTTTCAGCTACTTGGAACTAGTTTCTTCCCAAGGTGGAAAGAGAAGCATCAG GTTCGGATCTCTGTGTCAAGAGAGGATGGACTCAAACTGCATATGCCACCTCCATACTCCATTATTATACAG GAGTCTGAAGATGGAAGATGGCATGTCCCAATGAGTGTAGAAGATGATCTTCAGACATCAAGGCAATGGCTATGCGCCAGAAGATCCAAAACACAttga
- the LOC103867623 gene encoding cysteine-rich and transmembrane domain-containing protein WIH1 isoform X2, which produces MSQFSQNQSAGAYPTPPVSTGPYVAPPPAGYPTNDTSHATMAPVETKSKGDGFLKGCLAAMCCCCVLDACF; this is translated from the exons ATGAGTCAATTCAGCCAAAACCAATCTGCAG GAGCTTATCCTACGCCTCCAGTGTCAACCGGTCCCTACGTAGCACCACCTCCTGCCGGTTATCCAACGAACGACACGAGTCATGCCACGATGGCTCCGGTCGAGACAAAGTCTAAGGGTGATGGATTCTTGAAAGGCTG TCTTGCGGCCATGTGTTGCTGTTGCGTCCTCGACGCCTGCTTCTGA
- the LOC103867623 gene encoding cysteine-rich and transmembrane domain-containing protein PCC1 isoform X1, which yields MSQFSQNQSAGAYPTPPVSTGPYVAPPPAGYPTNDTSHATMAPVETKSKGDGFLKGWLVPTFSFLQKNVKLILL from the exons ATGAGTCAATTCAGCCAAAACCAATCTGCAG GAGCTTATCCTACGCCTCCAGTGTCAACCGGTCCCTACGTAGCACCACCTCCTGCCGGTTATCCAACGAACGACACGAGTCATGCCACGATGGCTCCGGTCGAGACAAAGTCTAAGGGTGATGGATTCTTGAAAGGCTGGTTAGTCccaactttttcttttcttcaaaaaaatgttaaattgattttattatAG
- the LOC103867625 gene encoding ESCRT-I complex subunit tsg101, whose product MTLTLTMADSLINTSQETDYTYDHPPEEDNTPIDLSLLRINSFNNSSDRRRANSSPPQFPSHGSFSSSSAAATSPVKRPSPEPTKEADEPRRKKLFPSPPETKEDEEMSNRLGYKKVPLPADCNPARIRSSPVYKRSLSDTFGSRVAQETAPSGNMVSSLPPRPRRPVFGRSVSDLSPAPSMSLLGSSSREANHASQETAEANKMLYVIKDGVRELDQWCNKLLHYSEAVKQDDSPKEEVELQEDEQEKECKEGVKVDRVGEAFVVEINCPCGRNYRTLFSGRDCYYKLL is encoded by the exons ATGACTCTAACTCTAACCATGGCGGATTCTCTGATCAACACCTCCCAAGAAACTGATTACACCTACGATCATCCCCCCGAGGAAGATAACACTCCCATCGACCTATCTCTCCTCCGTATCAACAGCTTCAACAACTCCTCAGATCGCCGCCGCGCGAACTCCTCTCCTCCGCAGTTCCCATCTCACGGAtctttctcctcttcctccGCCGCCGCCACAAGCCCCGTGAAACGCCCATCCCCAGAGCCGACGAAAGAAGCCGACGAGCCGAGGCGCAAGAAGCTGTTTCCTTCCCCGCCGGAGACTAAGGAAGACGAGGAGATGTCTAACCGCCTGGGCTACAAGAAGGTCCCGCTTCCGGCGGATTGCAATCCGGCGCGAATCCGTTCGTCTCCTGTCTACAAGCGATCTCTCTCCGATACATTTGGATCGCGAGTCGCTCAAGAAACAGCACCATCGGGGAACATGGTCTCTTCTCTGCCGCCGCGGCCACGGAGACCGGTGTTTGGGAGGTCCGTCTCCGATCTGTCGCCGGCACCTTCGATGTCGCTTCTTGGATCTTCTTCTCGTGAAGCTAATCATGCGAGTCAAGAAACAGCTGAAGCCAATAAG ATGCTGTATGTGATCAAGGATGGAGTTCGTGAGTTGGATCAGTGGTGTAACAAGCTCTTACACTACAGTGAAGCAGTGAAACAAGATGATAGTCCTAAG GAAGAAGTTGAGTTGCAAGAGGATGAGCAAGAGAAAGAGTGTAAAGAAGGGGTGAAGGTGGACAGAGTAGGTGAGGCGTTTGTGGTTGAGATCAACTGTCCATGTGGAAGAAACTACCGAACTCTCTTCTCTGGCCGTGACTGCTACTACAAGCTCTTGTAG
- the LOC103867834 gene encoding uncharacterized protein LOC103867834 has product MNAQDVSDELQALFSAAIEATYLTRNIDGIERCVDVLNRLKSASLSVSDIQRFSKSIFRLETLRTHKSPKISEVSQSLFDSWLSTLYGQGRRNQSLEPKKKTETLLAKPEPDIKEYKDGSSSKVTTKTLLPPPRRAAACKNPNSAGETEEMVELFEAAKKAADVANAKGILSGKADALRCVEAISLLVKMNVTPKPNEPRRMIERLQVLTKHKDRAICNAASALLQIWRQRTREQERKAASTIDMILHKPRGVQQIHGQGFKREPTKTRKLVM; this is encoded by the coding sequence ATGAATGCGCAGGATGTATCTGATGAATTACAAGCTTTGTTTTCCGCAGCCATCGAAGCCACTTACCTTACACGAAACATAGACGGCATCGAACGCTGTGTCGATGTTCTGAATAGGTTGAAGTCTGCGTCTCTCTCCGTCAGCGATATTCAACGATTTTCTAAGTCCATATTTCGGTTGGAGACTCTGAGAACTCACAAAAGCCCTAAGATCAGTGAAGTATCTCAGTCTTTGTTCGATTCGTGGTTGTCCACTCTCTACGGACAAGGAAGAAGAAACCAATCTCTAGAGCCGAAGAAGAAGACGGAGACGCTGCTTGCAAAACCGGAACCGGACATCAAAGAGTACAAAGATGGTAGTAGTAGTAAGGTTACAACCAAAACCTTGCTTCCTCCTCCGAGGAGAGCCGCTGCTTGCAAAAACCCTAACTCCGCGGGGGAAACAGAGGAGATGGTGGAGTTGTTCGAAGCAGCGAAGAAAGCTGCTGACGTGGCCAACGCTAAGGGTATTCTCTCTGGCAAAGCTGACGCGTTGAGGTGTGTTGAGGCTATCTCGTTACTCGTGAAGATGAACGTCACTCCGAAACCTAATGAGCCAAGGAGGATGATTGAGAGGCTTCAGGTACTTACCAAGCACAAGGACCGTGCCATATGCAATGCTGCATCAGCCCTTCTTCAAATTTGGAGGCAGAGGACCAGAGAACAAGAACGTAAAGCTGCGTCTACAATCGATATGATTCTTCACAAACCTCGTGGAGTTCAGCAGATACACGGCCAGGGCTTCAAAAGAGAGCCTACAAAGACGAGGAAACTAGTTATGTGA
- the LOC103867835 gene encoding uncharacterized protein LOC103867835, which produces MKDLIAAALKSTYDTRSPGGVERCIDLLIRLKSMSLSVKDILYFSKSIFKLETLRRHRNPRIREVSHSLLTSLLKTLYSQGSDKSAGLNAVSLKRKEAKTGSLTNKRAKTNLLVSDQKQDHKTLAREPVVRRTETKKTDACKSVTTKPVTTTALPQQSRRDIKDGKVTTKTLIPPPRRVAACKNVPAKASRNPKTEEMVELFEAAKKAADVANAKGILSGKADALRCVEAISLLMKMNVTPKPNEPRRMIERLERLAKHKDRTICSAATALLQLWRQRIREEERKESSATKNPRKAQGTCGKKASQENLQRR; this is translated from the coding sequence ATGAAGGATTTGATTGCTGCTGCCCTCAAGAGTACTTACGACACTCGGAGCCCCGGTGGAGTCGAACGATGCATCGATCTGTTGATTCGGTTGAAGTCTATGTCTCTCTCAGTCAAGGACATTCTTTACTTCTCCAAGTCGATCTTCAAACTCGAGACTTTGAGAAGGCATCGAAACCCTAGAATCCGGGAAGTATCTCACTCTTTGCTTACTTCCTTGTTGAAGACGCTCTACTCGCAAGGATCAGACAAATCTGCCGGTCTTAACGCAGTTAGTCTGAAGAGGAAAGAGGCAAAGACCGGGTCTTTGACGAATAAAAGGGCAAAGACCAATCTTTTGGTTTCGGACCAGAAACAAGATCACAAAACTCTCGCTCGGGAACCTGTGGTAAGGAGGACTGAGACAAAGAAAACCGATGCTTGCAAGTCTGTTACGACCAAGCCTGTTACTACCACGGCTCTTCCTCAGCAATCGAGACGGGACATCAAAGATGGTAAGGTTACAACCAAAACCTTGATTCCTCCTCCGAGGAGAGTCGCTGCTTGCAAAAACGTTCCAGCGAAAGCTTCTAGAAACCCTAAAACAGAGGAGATGGTGGAGTTGTTCGAAGCAGCCAAGAAAGCGGCTGACGTGGCCAACGCTAAGGGTATTCTCTCCGGCAAAGCAGACGCGTTGAGGTGTGTTGAAGCTATCTCATTACTCATGAAGATGAACGTCACTCCAAAACCTAATGAGCCAAGGAGGATGATTGAGAGGCTGGAGAGACTTGCCAAGCACAAGGACCGTACGATATGCAGTGCTGCAACAGCCCTTCTTCAACTTTGGAGACAGAGGATCAGAGAAGAAGAACGTAAAGAGTCTTCTGCCACCAAGAACCCTCGTAAAGCTCAAGGGACATGCGGCAAAAAGGCTTCACAAGAGAATCTACAAAGGCGATGA
- the LOC103867621 gene encoding uncharacterized protein LOC103867621 produces MTILMMATPFAGSLTQCKKTNNLSVQRAFKVSCMQTPLEELYNVKVERKVSQRRLDELGVSRWSVWKTGKCKLPWDWQVDQLVYIEEGEVRVVPEGSKRFMQFLAGDLVRYPKWLEADLFFNAPYRERYCFKAYGDDD; encoded by the coding sequence ATGACAATTCTTATGATGGCCACACCATTCGCAGGTTCTCTCACTCAATGCAAGAAAACAAATAACCTCTCTGTTCAGAGAGCCTTTAAGGTATCATGTATGCAGACACCGTTGGAGGAGCTGTACAACGTTAAAGTGGAACGGAAAGTGTCACAGAGACGGTTAGATGAGCTCGGGGTTTCGAGATGGTCGGTTTGGAAGACTGGCAAATGCAAACTCCCATGGGACTGGCAGGTGGATCAGTTGGTTTACATTGAAGAAGGAGAGGTTCGTGTTGTTCCCGAAGGCAGCAAGAGGTTTATGCAGTTTTTGGCTGGAGATCTTGTTCGGTACCCAAAATGGTTAGAGGCTGATCTTTTCTTCAACGCTCCTTACCGCGAACGCTATTGCTTCAAGGCCTATGGTGATGATGATTGA
- the LOC103867626 gene encoding COP1-interactive protein 1 produces MEEATQVASSEVPVVKGDAVDLKTVDISVKAVNGEATKEGKDEEDTTFDGEFIKVEKEAFDAKDDAKKAEDIPVQEQKQVSSGSERELHESQEKAKELELELERVAGELKRYESENTHLKDELLSAKDKLQETEKKQGELEAVQKKQQEKIVEAEERYSSQLKSLEDALQSHDAKDKELTEVKEAFDALGIELENSRKKLIELDEGLKRSAEEAQKFEELHKQSASHADSETQKALEFAQLLESTKVSAKEMEEKMASLQQEIKELNNKISENEKVEAALKSSAEALAAVQEELALSKSRLLLTEQKVSSTEALIAELTQELEQKKASESRFKEELLVLDDLVVQTKDLQAKLSEQEGINVKLAEEVREKERLESLSKDQEEKLNTANEKLAQVLKEKEALEADVALVTSNAVKVKEAFSELEEKLKTSEENFTKTDALLSQALSNKSELEQKLKSLEEAHNETGSVAAAATQKNLELEEAVRSSSQAAEEAKAQIKELETQFTAAEQKNVELQQQLNLLQLKSGEAEQEVKELSEKVSELKSAVEVAEEEKKQATTQLQEYKEKVSELESSLNQSSSRNSELEEDLRIALQKGAEHEDRANTTHQRSTELESLCQTSQSKHEDAEGRLKDLELLLQTEKNKIQELEEQVSSLEKKCGETEADSKGYLGQVAELQSTLEAFQVKTSSLEAALNIATEKEKELTENLNAVMGEKKILEGTVNEYSAKISESENLLESLRNELSATQGKLESIENDLKSAGLRESDVMEKLKSAEESLEHKGREIDEALKKSMELEALHQSLSKDSEQRIQKVMEDFTSRDSEANSLTEKLKEFEDRIKSYEEQLVEASGKYSSLKEELDQTLGKLAAAETVNDKLKQEFDQAQERSSQSSSENELLAETNNQLKIKIQELEGLLGSSSTEKEAAMKQMEEAVERFNQKDTEHKDLVEKLKAHENEIQEHKKLAHEASGVADIRKVELEEALSKLKNLESTIEEALTVNDKLKQEFNQAQEKLSQSSSENELLAETNNQLKIKFQELEGLLGSSSTEKEAAMKQVEEAIEKYNQKDAEHKDLVEKLKTHENEIQEHKRLAHEVSGVADTRKVELEEALSKFKNLESTIEELSGKCQGLEKENGDLAEVNLKLNQELATHGSEANELQTKLSALEAEREQTTKDLQASKTASEDLIKQLTSEGEKFQSQISSLTEENNQVNEIFQSTKIELQSVIAKLEEQVTVERSKADTLVSEIEKLKAVAAEKSVLESHVEELEKTLKKFEAQLKEEVENATAASVKVSELTSKLQEGEHIASDRDVLSEQVLQLQKELQAAQSSIAEQKHAHSQKHSELESALKQSQEEIEAKKKAVTDFESMVKDLEQKVQLADAKAKETEAKDVVIKSRDVDLSFSSPTKRTSKKKSEASPSSSSSSNVTATQTATTSHLMTVKIITGVALISVIIGIILGKKY; encoded by the exons ATGGAGGAAGCAACTCAAGTAGCGAGCTCTGAGGTCCCTGTAGTGAAAGGTGATGCTGTTGACCTCAAGACAGTTGATATTTCCGTCAAG GCTGTGAATGGAGAGGCGACGAAGGAAGGGAAAGACGAGGAAGATACAACATTTGATGGAGAATTCATAAAAGTTGAGAAGGAAGCTTTTGATGCCAAGGATGATGCCAAGAAAGCAGAAGATATTCCTGTTCAAGAGCAAAAGCAAGTCTCGAGTGGCTCAGAAAGAGAACTACATGAATCCCAAGAAAAGGCGAAGGAACTGGAGCTCGAATTGGAAAGAGTAGCAGGGGAACTTAAACGGTATGAATCTGAGAATACCCACTTGAAGGATGAGCTCTTGTCTGCCAAAGATAAGTTACAAGAAACCGAAAAGAAGCAGGGAGAGCTCGAAGCTGTCCAAAAGAAGCAGCAAGAGAAGATTGTTGAAGCAGAAGAGAGATACAGCTCTCAGTTGAAGTCCTTGGAAGATGCTCTGCAGTCCCATGATGCCAAAGACAAGGAACTAACTGAAGTTAAGGAAGCCTTTGATGCATTGGGCATAGAACTCGAGAACTCACGAAAGAAGCTGATAGAGTTGGACGAGGGGCTAAAGCGTTCAGCTGAAGAGGCTCAGAAATTTGAAGAGCTGCATAAGCAAAGCGCTTCTCATGCTGACTCAGAGACTCAGAAGGCTTTGGAATTTGCACAGTTGCTTGAATCGACGAAAGTGAGTGCCAAGGAAATGGAGGAAAAAATGGCTTCCCTGCAACAAGAAATCAAGGAGCTGAATAATAAGATTTCTGAAAACGAAAAAGTTGAAGCGGCCTTAAAGAGTAGTGCGGAAGCATTAGCTGCTGTGCAAGAGGAATTGGCACTTTCAAAGTCTCGTTTGTTGTTGACAGAACAAAAAGTGTCTTCCACGGAAGCCCTCATTGCTGAACTGACTCAAGAGCTTGAGCAGAAGAAAGCTTCCGAATCTCGATTCAAGGAAGAGTTATTGGTTCTTGATGATTTGGTTGTTCAGACCAAAGACCTCCAAGCTAAGCTTTCTGAACAGGAAGGTATTAATGTAAAGCTAGCGGAAGAGGTCAGAGAGAAAGAACGTCTGGAATCCTTGTCAAAAGACCAGGAAGAGAAGCTGAATACTGCAAATGAGAAGTTGGCCCAAGTGTTGAAAGAAAAGGAAGCCCTTGAGGCAGATGTAGCACTGGTAACAAGTAATGCAGTGAAAGTAAAAGAAGCTTTTAGTGAACTAGAAGAGAAACTGAAGACATCAGAGGAGAATTTCACCAAAACAGATGCTCTTCTGTCTCAAGCTTTGTCAAACAAATCTGAACTTGAGCAGAAACTGAAATCGCTTGAGGAGGCTCACAATGAAACTGGATCTGTAGCAGCAGCTGCTACTCAGAAGAATCTTGAGCTGGAGGAAGCTGTTCGGTCCTCTAGTCAAGCAGCAGAAGAAGCAAAAGCACAGATCAAAGAGCTGGAGACACAGTTCACAGCAGCTGAACAAAAGAACGTGGAGCTACAGCAGCAACTGAACCTATTGCAACTCAAAAGCGGTGAGGCGGAGCAGGAAGTGAAAGAACTCTCTGAGAAAGTGTCTGAACTAAAATCCGCCGTTGAAGTTGCCGAGGAAGAGAAGAAACAAGCGACCACTCAGCTGCAGGAATACAAAGAGAAAGTATCCGAATTGGAATCTTCTCTGAACCAATCATCATCCAGAAATTCAGAGCTTGAAGAAGATTTGAGAATCGCTTTGCAGAAGGGTGCAGAGCATGAAGACCGTGCTAACACGACTCACCAGCGCAGCACCGAACTAGAATCTCTGTGTCAGACATCACAGTCCAAACATGAGGATGCAGAAGGAAGATTGAAAGACTTAGAGCTTCTACTCCAgacagaaaaaaacaaaattcaggaacttgaggagcaggttAGCTCGCTAGAAAAGAAGTGTGGTGAAACCGAAGCAGACTCCAAAGGTTACTTGGGTCAGGTCGCTGAGCTTCAGTCCACGCTAGAGGCATTCCAAGTGAAAACTTCGAGCCTTGAAGCTGCTTTGAACATTGCAActgagaaagagaaagaactTACAGAAAATCTAAACGCTGTGATGGGTGAGAAGAAGATACTAGAAGGTACAGTGAATGAGTACAGCGCGAAGATTAGTGAGTCTGAGAATCTGTTAGAAAGTCTCAGGAATGAATTGAGTGCCACTCAAGGAAAACTGGAGAGCATTGAAAACGATCTTAAATCTGCGGGCTTACGAGAGAGCGATGTAATGGAGAAACTCAAGTCTGCTGAAGAGAGTCTTGAGCATAAAGGAAGAGAAATTGATGAAGCGCTGAAGAAAAGCATGGAACTTGAAGCTTTGCATCAGTCTTTAAGTAAAGACTCGGAGCAGAGAATTCAAAAGGTCATGGAGGATTTCACTAGCAGAGATTCTGAGGCCAATTCCTTAACGGAGAAATTGAAAGAATTCGAGGACagaataaaatcatatgaagaGCAGTTGGTTGAAGCATCTGGCAAGTACTCTTCCTTAAAAGAGGAACTTGATCAGACTTTGGGAAAACTCGCTGCTGCAGAAACCGTTAATGATAAACTCAAACAAGAGTTTGATCAGGCGCAAGAAAGATCCTCTCAGTCATCATCAGAAAATGAACTACTAGCAGAGACGAACAACCAACTCAAGATCAAAATCCAAGAGCTTGAAGGGTTACTAGGTTCTAGCTCTACCGAGAAGGAAGCTGCAATGAAACAGATGGAAGAGGCAGTTGAAAGGTTTAACCAGAAAGACACAGAACACAAGGACTTGGTTGAAAAGCTAAAAGCGCATGAAAACGAGATCCAGGAGCACAAAAAGCTGGCGCATGAAGCATCAGGAGTTGCTGATATTAGAAAAGTTGAGCTTGAAGAGGCTCTATCGAAATTGAAGAATCTTGAATCTACTATTGAAGAGGCTCTCACCGTTAATGATAAACTCAAACAAGAGTTTAATCAGGCACAAGAAAAATTGTCTCAGTCATCATCAGAGAATGAACTACTAGCAGAGACAAACAACCAGCTCAAGATCAAATTCCAAGAGCTTGAAGGGTTACTAGGTTCTAGTTCTACCGAGAAGGAAGCTGCAATGAAACAGGTGGAAGAggcaattgaaaaatataacCAGAAAGACGCAGAACATAAAGACTTAGTTGAGAAGCTAAAAACGCATGAAAATGAGATCCAGGAGCACAAAAGGCTGGCTCATGAAGTATCAGGAGTTGCAGATACTAGAAAAGTTGAGCTTGAAGAGGCTCTATCGAAATTTAAGAATCTAGAATCTACTATTGAAGAGCTAAGTGGAAAATGCCAGGGGCTTGAGAAAGAAAATGGGGATCTGGCCGAGGTAAATTTAAAGCTGAACCAGGAACTAGCCACTCATGGATCAGAGGCCAACGAGTTGCAGACAAAGCTCTCTGCTCTAGAGGCTGAGAGGGAGCAAACAACCAAAGATCTGCAGGCTTCAAAGACAGCCTCAGAAGATCTAATAAAGCAGCTTACATCTGAAGGGGAGAAATTTCAGTCACAG ATCTCTTCTCTCACCGAGGAGAACAACCAAGTCAATGAGATATTTCAAAGTACTAAGATTGAGCTCCAGTcagttattgcaaagcttgaaGAACAAGTAACCGTAGAGAGGTCTAAAGCTGATACTTTAGTGTCGGAGATTGAGAAGCTCAAGGCAGTGGCTGCTGAAAAGTCTGTTTTGGAATCACATGTTGAAGAACTTGAAAAGACTTTGAAAAAATTCGAAGCTCAGTTGAAAGAAGAG GTTGAAAATGCAACTGCTGCGTCTGTAAAAGTGTCAGAATTGACCTCGAAACTGCAGGAAGGCGAACATATCGCTAGTGACCGAGATGTGCTCAGTGAGCAAGTGCTTCAGCTTCAGAAAGAGCTGCAAGCGGCTCAGAGCTCTATTGCTGAACAG AAACATGCACACTCCCAGAAGCATTCAGAGCTGGAGTCTGCACTAAAGCAATCACAAGAAGAGATTGAAGCTAAGAAAAAGGCGGTCACTGATTTTGAATCAATGGTGAAAGATCTTGAACAGAAAGTGCAGCTCGCAGATGCTAAGGCTAAG GAAACTGAGGCAAAGGATGTAGTTATTAAATCTCGAGACGTTGACTTGTCCTTTTCTTCTCCAACAAAACGCACCAGCAAGAAGAAGTCAGAGGCatctccttcttcctcttcttcgagCAACGTTACTGCTACTCAGACGGCTACAACTTCTCATCTCATGACAGTGAAAATCATCACTGGAGTAGCTCTGATCTCCGTTATCATCGGTATAATTCTTGGGAAAAAGTACTAG